In Geopsychrobacter electrodiphilus DSM 16401, a single window of DNA contains:
- a CDS encoding LysR family transcriptional regulator, whose protein sequence is MTLDQLKILVQIAESGSVLAAAEALHRTQPTLSVGIRKLEDELGLTLLARDQYRARLTPAGERICQQAREVLRQGTHLTDLAAHLASGHEARLCIAIEESCPVPLVLEVLRRLEKKYPQTAIELVGERLWGALERLEQSDADIAITPWFEENIQLQSFPFSRVQMVPVAAPDFLAEFTAHSLSLADLKDRVQVVVRDSSRQPRKKSLGVIVDGRRWLVNDHQTKKQILLAGMGWGRLQLHMIADELKSGQLEVMQIEDYGDRPQLEIRVARRRDEVVGPVAAELWKMFQALKAESGSI, encoded by the coding sequence ATGACTCTTGATCAACTTAAAATTCTGGTGCAGATTGCCGAGTCCGGCAGCGTGCTGGCTGCGGCTGAGGCCTTGCACCGAACGCAACCGACCCTCAGCGTCGGGATCCGCAAGCTGGAAGATGAACTCGGATTGACCCTCCTGGCGCGGGATCAATATCGGGCCCGCTTAACCCCGGCCGGCGAAAGGATCTGTCAGCAGGCCCGTGAAGTCTTGCGGCAGGGGACTCATTTGACCGATCTGGCCGCTCATCTGGCCAGCGGGCACGAAGCCAGGTTATGTATCGCGATTGAAGAGAGTTGCCCGGTGCCACTGGTGCTTGAGGTGTTGCGGCGGCTCGAAAAAAAATATCCGCAAACTGCGATCGAACTGGTTGGCGAGAGGCTTTGGGGTGCTCTGGAACGACTGGAGCAGAGTGACGCGGATATTGCCATCACCCCCTGGTTCGAAGAGAACATTCAACTGCAATCCTTCCCGTTCAGTCGGGTCCAGATGGTGCCCGTCGCCGCCCCGGACTTTCTGGCAGAATTCACTGCCCATTCCTTGTCGCTGGCTGATTTGAAAGACCGGGTTCAGGTGGTCGTGCGCGACAGCAGCCGCCAGCCGCGTAAGAAAAGTCTGGGGGTGATTGTTGATGGGCGGCGTTGGCTGGTCAACGATCATCAGACCAAAAAGCAGATTCTGCTGGCCGGGATGGGCTGGGGGCGGTTGCAACTGCATATGATTGCGGATGAACTGAAGAGTGGACAGCTGGAGGTGATGCAGATCGAGGATTATGGTGACAGGCCGCAGCTTGAAATTCGCGTTGCGCGCCGTCGGGACGAAGTAGTCGGGCCGGTGGCCGCTGAACTCTGGAAGATGTTTCAAGCGCTGAAGGCCGAATCCGGGTCTATTTGA
- a CDS encoding YceI family protein, with translation MSIALLFAFAQPGFSASYKIDPMHSEVGFTVQHLMFFKVSGYFTDFEDTIEADSQARTLSAAAAVIKTTSVDTRIGKRGNHLRSADFFDAAKFPEMIFVSKKVEGSGNDIKVYGDLTIRGTTKPIVLSGAFLGENKDAWGNVRAGFAAKGMINRKDFGLTWNAILESGGVTVGDDVEITLQVEAIKS, from the coding sequence TTGTCCATCGCACTGCTATTCGCCTTCGCCCAACCCGGCTTCAGCGCCAGCTACAAAATCGACCCGATGCACTCGGAAGTCGGCTTCACAGTGCAACACCTGATGTTCTTCAAAGTCAGCGGTTACTTTACCGACTTTGAGGATACAATTGAGGCTGATTCTCAGGCCAGGACGCTCTCTGCTGCGGCCGCCGTGATCAAAACCACCTCGGTCGATACGCGCATCGGAAAGCGGGGCAATCACCTGCGCAGCGCCGACTTTTTCGACGCGGCCAAGTTTCCTGAAATGATCTTTGTCAGCAAAAAGGTCGAGGGGAGCGGCAACGACATCAAGGTTTACGGCGACCTGACGATTCGCGGCACCACCAAACCGATTGTTCTCAGCGGCGCATTTCTCGGTGAGAACAAAGATGCCTGGGGCAATGTCCGCGCCGGATTTGCCGCCAAAGGGATGATCAACCGCAAGGATTTCGGCCTGACCTGGAACGCAATCCTTGAGTCCGGCGGGGTGACCGTCGGCGATGACGTAGAGATTACCCTGCAAGTTGAAGCGATCAAAAGTTAA
- a CDS encoding DODA-type extradiol aromatic ring-opening family dioxygenase, with product MQELPAIFLSHGAPDLVLSQEPARQALIDLGKSLPRPKGILIISAHWQAAQFTLGEALQFSTIYDFGGFPAELYRLTYPAQGAAWLISLCREVLQEGNIDFNGDPQRGLDHGAWIPLMLAWPEAEIPVLSLSLKRGASLTEHLALGRALAPLRKAGVLIVASGAITHNLGKLLPSGSPPEPWVLEFSSWVEEKLLQGASADLLGYREHAPHARLAHPTPEHFEPLLVAYGAGNEQPGTLLHRSFSYGNLAMETFAFGGG from the coding sequence ATGCAAGAATTACCCGCCATCTTTCTTTCGCACGGGGCACCGGATCTGGTGCTCTCGCAGGAACCCGCCCGGCAGGCGCTCATTGATCTGGGTAAAAGTCTACCCCGACCCAAGGGGATCCTGATCATTTCGGCGCATTGGCAAGCGGCGCAGTTCACCCTGGGGGAAGCCCTGCAATTTTCCACAATTTATGATTTCGGTGGTTTTCCTGCCGAGCTTTATCGTTTGACATACCCGGCTCAGGGCGCCGCGTGGCTGATCAGCCTTTGTCGCGAGGTGTTGCAGGAGGGGAATATTGATTTCAACGGCGATCCGCAGCGTGGCCTCGATCACGGAGCCTGGATTCCCTTGATGCTCGCCTGGCCCGAAGCCGAGATCCCGGTGCTCTCCCTCAGCCTCAAACGCGGCGCGTCTCTCACGGAGCACCTGGCCCTCGGCCGCGCCCTCGCGCCGCTGCGCAAGGCCGGGGTGCTGATCGTCGCATCGGGGGCGATCACCCACAACCTCGGCAAGCTGCTCCCTTCGGGGTCACCACCCGAACCCTGGGTGCTCGAATTCAGCAGCTGGGTCGAAGAGAAACTGCTGCAGGGGGCCAGCGCAGATCTGCTCGGTTATCGCGAACATGCCCCTCACGCCCGCCTGGCCCACCCGACACCTGAGCATTTCGAGCCGCTGCTCGTCGCTTACGGCGCCGGTAACGAACAACCCGGGACCCTGCTGCACCGCAGCTTCAGCTACGGCAATCTGGCGATGGAGACCTTTGCCTTCGGGGGAGGATGA
- a CDS encoding enoyl-CoA hydratase/isomerase family protein, producing MFAVEKKDDIAILRMQYGSANAMDLNFCVDLSNMIRELAEHSSRAIVLTGQGKIFSAGVDLPQLLAGGVDYVRQFLPALDELLTTLFFCNKPVVAAVNGHAIAGGCLLTCCADRRFMAAGKSRIGVPELRVGVPFPVVALEIMRARTNPDFIAEVILDAATYAPAEARQRGLIDVVVEPEQLMGEALAAAESLAAIRPGLFGFSKRQLRQPVREVINARSRAQATELYALWESAETHAAINEFVARTLKKPQDS from the coding sequence ATGTTTGCTGTTGAAAAGAAAGATGATATTGCGATTCTGCGCATGCAGTATGGGTCGGCGAACGCCATGGATCTGAACTTTTGTGTCGACCTGAGCAATATGATTCGGGAGTTGGCGGAACACTCATCCCGTGCGATTGTGCTCACCGGGCAGGGGAAGATTTTTTCGGCCGGGGTTGATTTGCCGCAGCTTCTGGCCGGTGGGGTTGATTATGTCCGCCAGTTTCTCCCCGCCCTCGATGAACTGCTGACAACTCTGTTTTTCTGCAACAAGCCGGTTGTTGCGGCGGTTAACGGGCATGCTATCGCCGGTGGATGTTTGCTGACCTGTTGTGCTGATCGGCGTTTTATGGCGGCGGGAAAGTCCCGGATCGGAGTGCCTGAATTACGGGTCGGGGTGCCTTTCCCGGTGGTGGCCCTTGAGATCATGCGCGCCAGAACCAATCCTGATTTCATCGCCGAGGTTATTCTGGACGCAGCGACCTATGCCCCGGCCGAGGCACGGCAACGCGGTCTGATCGATGTGGTTGTCGAGCCGGAGCAGCTTATGGGTGAGGCTCTTGCTGCGGCAGAATCACTGGCCGCGATTCGACCGGGTCTCTTTGGCTTTTCCAAACGCCAGCTGCGCCAACCGGTGCGCGAGGTGATCAATGCGAGAAGCAGAGCTCAGGCGACTGAACTGTATGCGCTCTGGGAATCAGCCGAGACCCATGCCGCGATCAATGAGTTTGTCGCCCGTACCTTAAAAAAACCTCAGGACTCCTGA
- the icmF gene encoding fused isobutyryl-CoA mutase/GTPase IcmF, with protein MENAVYQAQHPIRFVTATSLYDGHDVSINIMRRILQDSGAEVVHLGHNRSAQEVVTAAITEDAQGIAVSSYQGGHLEYFKYIRDLLVAQDAGHIRIFGGGGGVILPEEIRELEDYGICKIFSPEDGRRMGLQGMVNFKLEQCDFETPQQFERDLKRLSQRDCQAIARLITSAERLVDSRDDQLAAQQKAVHALARPVPVLGITGTGGAGKSSLTDELVRRFLRDFSDKTVAILSVDPTRKRTGGALLGDRIRMNAIDTPRVFMRSLATRDSRSELSTAIHEALEVLKAARFDLIIVETSGIGQGDAGIVEVCDLSLYVMTSEFGAPTQLEKIDMLDFADLIVLNKMEKRGAEDALRNVRKQYRRNRKLFDAADEELPVFGTIASQFNDIGVNRLYRALIDLLNDKCTLDWESQLEVGEGQSLAQQIIPPEQIGYLAEIVHSVRAYRKQVESQVLVGRQLFQLSGARDLLAEKCACQIADLETLVTRAEAALSEENRKLLQTWPALKKAYREEVMVTRVRDKEIRTELTTTTLSGTRIPRVCLPDFADYGEIIRWCMTENAPGFFPYTAGLFPFKRTAEDPKRQFAGEGTPERTNRRFHYLTQDDDAKRLSTAFDSVTLYGEDPDERPDIYGKVGMSGVSICTLNDMQKLFAGFDLCDPMTSVSLTINGPAPMLLAMFMNTAIRQQLDKFKADNGRQPTAAEAAEIQSWTLQTVRGTVQADILKEDQGQNTCIFTTEFALRMMGDVQQYFIDQKVRNYYSVSISGYHIAEAGANPISQLAFTLSNGFTFVEYYLARGMHIDDFAGNLSFFFSNGLDSEYTVIGRVARRIWSVVMRERYGANTKSQMLKYHIQTSGRSLHAQEMNFNDIRTTLQALMAIYDNCNSLHTNAYDEAVTTPTEESVRRAMAIQLIINKELGMARNENPLQGSFIVEELTDLVEAAVLAQFEQINQRGGVLGAMETLYQRTKIQEESMLYEHQKHTGELPIIGVNTYLNPKNADGYVIPGELARSTEEEKRHQITNLRAFQSEHAAEAGAALKRLQQAAESGGNIFAELMETVKVASLGQISAALYEVGGQYRRNM; from the coding sequence ATGGAGAATGCCGTCTATCAGGCACAGCACCCTATCCGCTTTGTGACCGCTACCAGCCTGTATGATGGTCATGATGTCTCGATAAATATCATGCGCCGGATCCTGCAGGACTCGGGCGCCGAAGTTGTGCACCTGGGGCACAATCGTTCTGCGCAGGAGGTCGTCACCGCGGCGATTACGGAAGATGCGCAGGGGATCGCGGTCAGTTCCTACCAGGGGGGGCATCTCGAATATTTCAAATATATCCGTGATCTTCTGGTTGCGCAGGATGCCGGACATATCCGGATTTTCGGTGGGGGCGGGGGCGTCATCCTGCCGGAAGAGATTCGCGAGCTCGAAGACTATGGGATTTGCAAAATTTTCTCCCCTGAAGACGGTCGGCGCATGGGGCTGCAGGGGATGGTCAACTTTAAGCTCGAGCAGTGCGATTTTGAGACACCCCAGCAGTTTGAGCGTGATCTCAAACGTCTGTCGCAGCGGGATTGTCAGGCGATCGCCCGCCTGATTACCAGCGCTGAGCGCCTGGTCGACAGTCGCGATGATCAGCTGGCTGCCCAGCAAAAAGCGGTTCACGCTCTGGCTCGGCCGGTGCCGGTGCTCGGCATTACCGGCACCGGCGGGGCGGGCAAAAGCTCGCTGACCGATGAGTTGGTCAGGCGTTTTCTGCGCGATTTCAGTGACAAGACCGTCGCGATACTGTCCGTCGATCCGACCCGCAAGCGCACCGGCGGTGCTCTGCTCGGTGACCGTATCCGCATGAACGCCATCGATACGCCGCGGGTCTTTATGCGTTCGCTGGCGACGCGCGATTCGCGCAGTGAGCTCTCGACCGCAATCCACGAGGCGCTCGAGGTGCTGAAGGCGGCGCGTTTCGACCTGATCATCGTCGAGACCAGCGGGATCGGTCAGGGGGATGCCGGGATTGTCGAGGTTTGCGATTTGTCGCTCTATGTCATGACCAGCGAGTTCGGTGCGCCGACCCAGTTGGAGAAGATCGATATGCTCGACTTCGCCGATCTGATCGTGCTCAACAAGATGGAGAAACGCGGCGCCGAGGACGCTCTGCGCAACGTGCGCAAACAGTACCGGCGCAACCGCAAACTGTTCGATGCCGCCGATGAGGAGCTGCCGGTCTTCGGCACCATCGCCAGTCAGTTCAACGACATCGGGGTCAATCGGCTCTACCGTGCGCTGATCGACCTGCTCAATGATAAATGTACTCTCGATTGGGAGTCGCAACTCGAAGTGGGTGAGGGACAGAGCCTGGCCCAGCAGATCATCCCGCCGGAGCAGATCGGCTATCTGGCCGAGATCGTTCACAGTGTCAGGGCTTATCGCAAACAGGTCGAAAGTCAGGTGCTTGTCGGGCGGCAGCTCTTTCAGCTCTCCGGCGCGCGCGACCTGCTGGCTGAAAAATGTGCCTGTCAGATCGCCGATCTTGAGACCCTGGTAACCCGGGCCGAAGCCGCCCTCAGCGAGGAGAACCGTAAGCTGCTGCAAACCTGGCCCGCGCTTAAGAAGGCCTACCGTGAAGAGGTCATGGTGACCCGTGTGCGTGACAAGGAGATCCGTACCGAACTGACCACCACCACCCTTTCTGGGACGCGAATCCCCAGGGTCTGTCTGCCCGATTTTGCCGATTACGGCGAGATTATCCGCTGGTGCATGACGGAGAACGCCCCCGGTTTCTTCCCCTACACCGCTGGTCTCTTCCCCTTCAAGCGCACCGCCGAAGATCCCAAGCGCCAGTTTGCCGGTGAGGGGACGCCCGAACGCACCAATCGACGTTTTCACTACCTGACCCAGGATGATGACGCCAAGCGGCTCTCGACCGCCTTCGACAGCGTGACCCTGTATGGGGAAGACCCGGACGAGCGCCCCGACATCTACGGCAAGGTCGGGATGTCCGGGGTGTCGATCTGTACCCTGAACGACATGCAAAAGCTGTTCGCCGGCTTCGATCTTTGCGATCCGATGACCTCGGTCTCGCTGACCATCAACGGTCCGGCGCCGATGCTTTTGGCGATGTTCATGAACACCGCTATCCGCCAGCAGCTGGATAAGTTCAAAGCCGATAACGGGCGTCAACCGACGGCTGCCGAGGCGGCCGAGATCCAGAGCTGGACCCTGCAGACGGTGCGCGGCACGGTGCAGGCTGATATATTAAAAGAGGATCAGGGGCAGAACACCTGCATCTTCACCACTGAGTTCGCGTTGCGCATGATGGGGGATGTGCAGCAGTATTTTATCGATCAGAAGGTGCGCAATTACTACTCGGTCTCGATCAGCGGCTATCATATCGCCGAGGCCGGCGCCAACCCGATCAGCCAGCTGGCCTTCACCCTCTCGAACGGCTTTACCTTCGTCGAGTATTATCTGGCGCGGGGCATGCACATCGATGACTTTGCCGGCAACCTCTCTTTCTTCTTCAGCAACGGTCTCGACTCTGAATACACCGTGATCGGGCGGGTTGCACGCCGGATCTGGTCGGTGGTGATGCGCGAGCGTTACGGCGCCAACACCAAAAGCCAGATGCTCAAGTATCACATCCAGACCTCAGGAAGGTCGCTGCACGCCCAGGAGATGAATTTCAACGATATCCGCACAACTCTTCAGGCGCTGATGGCGATTTATGACAACTGTAACTCGCTGCACACCAACGCCTACGACGAGGCGGTGACTACCCCGACTGAAGAGTCGGTGCGGCGTGCGATGGCGATCCAGTTGATCATCAACAAGGAGCTGGGGATGGCCAGGAACGAAAATCCCCTGCAGGGCTCCTTCATCGTCGAGGAGCTGACCGATCTGGTCGAAGCGGCGGTGCTGGCGCAGTTCGAACAGATCAATCAGCGTGGCGGGGTGCTCGGGGCGATGGAGACCCTGTATCAGCGCACCAAGATTCAGGAAGAGTCCATGCTCTACGAACATCAGAAGCACACCGGTGAGCTGCCGATCATCGGGGTTAACACCTACCTGAACCCGAAGAATGCTGATGGTTACGTAATCCCCGGCGAACTGGCCCGTTCGACCGAAGAGGAGAAGCGTCACCAGATCACCAACCTGCGCGCATTTCAGTCCGAACATGCAGCTGAAGCCGGGGCTGCGCTCAAGCGCTTGCAGCAGGCGGCCGAAAGCGGGGGCAACATCTTCGCCGAGCTGATGGAGACGGTCAAGGTCGCCTCACTCGGGCAGATCAGCGCGGCGTTGTATGAGGTTGGCGGGCAGTATCGCCGCAACATGTAG
- a CDS encoding sigma-54-dependent Fis family transcriptional regulator, protein MGFAQVAERAGYNLDGVTPLEESWLAVLDSEQRIITSNEECFALLARRPEELIGQRLGQVIKLGFLHTLLVQGVCFKSQPVWINNVKHYCDYTSLGKDPQLSAGLFSLMRSEQLTTSSLEMPDLLCSMDQGSTLTQESLILVNTDCIITMINQPFADVLGLRAGELLGKHVHKAYPNSNPSRLPVVMDTGQAEVAEPHLLNGRQTVVSRYPLFKEGKMLGAWGKVLFSDMRELTRIADKFQNFTPSSSAPKSRGQSSGLSFKYDCNSIIGHSKRMKDLKEKLLRIAERPSNVLLMGESGTGKELFAHALHAASKRRYGPFVRVNCAAIPDLLLESELFGYTDGAFTGAKKGGQIGKFELADGGTIFLDEISDMPMIMQAKLLRVLQEREVTPLGSTATKRIDIRVVAATNVNLEEKVRNGLFRTDLYYRLNVIALEIPALRERRDDIYFITKHLIDDFNAEFEMNIQGLDEEAWQLLKNYDFPGNIRELRNAIESAFNMATGTRIEAGDLPRHIRGASPSAVSPLDSSQQENLLSCIGQKPLQEIMDEMERLLIEASLTQSGGNKLNAASVLGISRPGLYKKLHKYHLQ, encoded by the coding sequence ATGGGCTTTGCGCAGGTGGCAGAACGGGCCGGTTATAATCTGGACGGGGTCACCCCGTTAGAAGAGAGCTGGCTGGCGGTGCTTGATTCCGAGCAACGGATCATCACCTCCAACGAAGAATGCTTTGCCTTGCTCGCCAGACGACCCGAAGAACTGATTGGTCAGCGCCTTGGACAGGTGATTAAACTCGGTTTCCTCCATACCCTGCTGGTGCAGGGGGTCTGTTTCAAATCACAGCCGGTCTGGATCAACAACGTTAAACACTACTGCGACTATACGTCCCTCGGCAAAGACCCTCAGCTCTCCGCCGGCCTGTTCAGCCTGATGCGCAGCGAACAACTCACGACCTCCAGCCTGGAAATGCCGGACCTGCTCTGTTCCATGGACCAGGGCTCTACCCTCACCCAGGAGAGCCTGATTCTGGTCAACACCGACTGCATCATCACCATGATCAATCAACCCTTTGCCGACGTCCTCGGATTGCGCGCCGGCGAACTGCTCGGCAAACATGTCCACAAGGCCTACCCCAACTCAAACCCCTCACGCCTGCCGGTGGTCATGGATACCGGCCAGGCCGAAGTCGCCGAGCCGCACCTGCTCAACGGGCGCCAGACGGTGGTCAGCCGCTACCCGCTATTTAAAGAGGGGAAGATGCTCGGCGCCTGGGGGAAGGTGCTGTTCAGTGATATGCGCGAGCTCACCCGCATCGCTGACAAGTTCCAGAACTTCACCCCCAGCTCGAGCGCGCCCAAATCGCGGGGGCAATCCTCGGGCCTCAGTTTCAAGTACGACTGCAACAGTATCATCGGACACAGCAAACGGATGAAGGACCTCAAGGAGAAGCTGTTGCGCATCGCCGAACGACCCTCCAACGTCCTGCTGATGGGCGAGAGCGGCACCGGCAAGGAACTCTTCGCTCACGCCCTGCATGCGGCGAGCAAGCGGCGTTATGGCCCCTTCGTACGGGTCAACTGCGCGGCCATCCCCGACCTGCTGCTCGAATCAGAACTGTTCGGCTACACCGATGGTGCCTTTACTGGCGCAAAAAAAGGGGGCCAGATCGGCAAATTCGAACTGGCCGATGGCGGCACGATCTTTCTCGACGAGATCAGCGACATGCCGATGATCATGCAGGCCAAGCTGCTGCGCGTGCTCCAGGAACGCGAGGTCACCCCCTTGGGGAGTACGGCCACCAAACGGATCGACATCCGGGTGGTGGCAGCGACCAACGTGAATCTGGAAGAGAAGGTCCGAAACGGCCTGTTCCGCACCGACCTCTATTATCGACTGAACGTCATCGCTCTCGAAATCCCGGCCTTGCGTGAGCGGCGGGATGATATCTACTTTATCACCAAACATCTGATCGACGACTTTAATGCTGAGTTCGAAATGAACATTCAAGGCCTGGACGAAGAGGCCTGGCAACTTCTGAAAAACTATGACTTCCCCGGCAATATCCGCGAACTGCGCAATGCGATAGAGAGTGCCTTCAATATGGCCACCGGCACCAGGATTGAAGCCGGGGATCTACCGCGGCATATTCGTGGAGCTTCGCCGAGCGCCGTCTCGCCGCTGGACTCTTCCCAACAGGAGAACCTGCTCTCCTGCATCGGCCAGAAGCCCTTACAGGAGATTATGGACGAGATGGAACGGCTCTTGATTGAGGCCTCCCTGACACAGTCCGGCGGCAACAAACTGAACGCCGCAAGCGTGCTGGGAATCTCGCGCCCCGGTCTCTACAAAAAACTGCATAAATACCACCTCCAGTAG